The following are from one region of the candidate division WOR-3 bacterium genome:
- the panB gene encoding 3-methyl-2-oxobutanoate hydroxymethyltransferase, with the protein MKGKFKLHDFKKRKLEKKKICALTAYDYCTANWLQKSCVDFILVGDSAGMVVYGSENTLCVKVNDILRFCKAVRKGARETFIVADMPFLSYQLSMEKAVKNAGKLIAEGGADAVKIEGGSVVKDKIEAVLAAGMAVQGHLGLTPQSVSRFGGYKVQGRTFNDAAMIVDDAKMLEDLGVFSLVLEFIPFELAEKITSSLTIPTIGIGSGGACDGQILVTNDLLGLTPENIPRFARKYAEIGETISGAASKYIEDVRSGNFPSEKETVRLQPEEADEIDKL; encoded by the coding sequence TTGAAAGGCAAATTCAAGCTCCACGATTTCAAAAAGCGCAAATTGGAAAAAAAAAAGATTTGCGCGCTCACAGCTTATGACTACTGCACGGCTAACTGGCTTCAGAAATCCTGCGTTGATTTCATACTCGTCGGAGATTCGGCCGGCATGGTCGTATACGGCTCTGAAAACACTCTTTGCGTCAAAGTGAACGACATCCTTCGCTTTTGCAAAGCGGTAAGAAAAGGCGCCCGGGAAACTTTCATAGTAGCAGACATGCCGTTTCTTTCGTATCAGCTTTCCATGGAAAAAGCCGTTAAAAACGCCGGGAAACTGATAGCCGAAGGCGGAGCTGACGCCGTCAAGATCGAAGGAGGCTCCGTTGTAAAAGACAAGATAGAAGCTGTCTTGGCTGCCGGAATGGCAGTTCAGGGTCACCTCGGACTCACTCCGCAATCCGTGTCGCGCTTTGGAGGATACAAGGTTCAAGGCAGGACTTTCAATGACGCGGCAATGATAGTTGACGACGCTAAAATGCTTGAAGATTTAGGTGTTTTCAGTTTGGTTCTTGAATTTATCCCTTTCGAGTTAGCTGAAAAAATCACTTCGTCTCTCACTATCCCGACTATCGGAATCGGCAGCGGCGGCGCCTGCGACGGACAGATTCTTGTCACAAACGACCTGCTCGGTCTGACGCCGGAAAACATTCCGAGATTCGCTAGAAAATACGCGGAAATAGGCGAAACCATATCAGGGGCCGCTTCGAAATATATCGAAGATGTCAGATCGGGCAATTTTCCGTCGGAAAAGGAAACTGTCCGCCTTCAGCCGGAAGAAGCGGATGAAATAGACAAGTTATGA
- a CDS encoding cyclic nucleotide-binding domain-containing protein — protein MDEEKKIDLLRKVALFRGLNREEIIELLKRAKLKIFSQGETIFNEGEKGDSMYVIIKGKVRISTIVPGVGEEALAIYGPGEIIGEMALVEASKRSATVTAEEETETIGFKREKLIEFMQEYPGAGINILWVLVRTLAERLRATNERLKPIFALAKTF, from the coding sequence ATGGATGAAGAAAAAAAAATTGATTTGCTCAGAAAAGTCGCCCTGTTCAGAGGATTGAACCGCGAAGAGATAATCGAACTCCTGAAAAGAGCAAAGTTGAAAATATTCTCTCAGGGTGAGACGATTTTCAACGAAGGCGAAAAAGGCGACTCCATGTATGTAATTATCAAAGGTAAAGTCAGAATCTCCACGATAGTCCCGGGAGTCGGCGAAGAAGCTCTCGCGATATACGGACCGGGAGAGATTATCGGAGAAATGGCTCTGGTCGAAGCGTCAAAAAGGTCCGCCACGGTCACTGCTGAAGAAGAAACAGAAACCATAGGTTTTAAAAGAGAAAAACTCATAGAATTCATGCAGGAATACCCCGGCGCGGGCATTAACATTCTTTGGGTCCTGGTCAGGACTCTGGCCGAAAGACTCAGAGCAACCAATGAAAGACTGAAACCTATTTTCGCGCTCGCAAAGACGTTTTGA